Below is a genomic region from Leptotrichia shahii.
TGTCACATTGATGTCAGTAAGGCAGATGAAGTTATTATTGATCCAAAAGATTATCCAAAACCAAGTGACGAAGAATTAAAAAAACGGCTTACTCCACTGCAGTACAGCGTTACACAGAAAAAAAATACTGAACATTCTTTTTCAAACGAGTACTGGGACAATCATGAAGCTGGAATTTATGTGGACATAACAACAGGAGAGCCATTATTTTCCTCAAAAGATAAATATGATTCTGGCTGTGGCTGGCCAAGTTTTACAAAACCTATTTCAAAAGATGTTGTAACTTATGCAAATGATACAAGTTTTAATATGGTAAGGACAGAAGTGCTTAGTCGAAGCGGAAAAGCCCACTTGGGACATGTTTTTGATGATGGGCCTAAAGACAAAGGCGGGCTTCGTTATTGCATAAACAGTGCTTCAATTAAATTTATCCCATTAAAAGATATGGAAAAAGAGCATTATGGATATTTAATAAAATTAGTTCAGTAAAATGAACAGGATAGGAGATAATTTATGTTTAATCAGCCATTACTGGTAGGAAGCGTATTTTTAGGAGGGGTAGCAAGTTTTCTATCTCCATGTATTCTTCCCATTGTTCCTGTATATTTGGGAATTTTAAGCAAAGGAAAAAAAACTGTGCTTAATACCTTTCTATTTATTTTAGGTCTTTCACTTACTTTTGTAAGCATTGGCTTTAGTTTTAGTTTTCTTACGGGAATTTTCTTTAATGACACTATAAAAGTTTTGGCAGGAATACTTGTAATAATACTGGGATTACATCAGACAGGCATCTTAAAATTTAACTTTTTAGAAAAAAATAAATCTGTAAATTTGGATTTAATTGAGAAAAATTCTTCATTACAGGCTTTTTTGCTAGGATTGACATTTAGTCTAGGGTGGACTCCGTGTGTAGGCCCTATTCTTGCCTCGGTGCTTACTCTTGCAGGCGAAAAAGGATCTGCAGTCTATGGAGGGCTAATGATGTTTATATACGTCTTAGGACTTGCCACTCCATTTGTTCTATTTTCCTTTTTCTCTCAGGAATTGCTAAAAAAAGTACGAGCTTTAAATCAATACACAAACTATTTTAAAATCTTTGGAGGATTTCTAATTATATTTATGGGAATTTTGCTAATAATGAATAAGTTTTAATAATTTTATTTTTTAAATTTTATAAAACAATTAGTAATCAAAATAACTTAAAAAATAATTACAAAAAATATTTTAAATTTGCTATAATACAGAAAGGAAGTAATTTTTATGAAAAAATTAATTGTAACAATTGTAACTTTGTTGAGTTTTGGATCGATTTCATTTGGAAATACATTGCAAGGAGTTCAGTTAAAGGACATTAATAATAAACCTGTTTCCCTTAACAAGTACAAAGGTAAGAAAATATATATTAAAATGTGGGCTTCATGGTGTCCTATCTGTCTTTCGGGATTAAGCGAAATTAATTCTTTAAGTGCAGATAAAAGTAAGAATTTTACAGTTATAACAATTGCTTCTCCGGGACAAAAAGGAGAAAAACCTACAGCTAAATTTATTCAGTGGTATAAAGGGCTTAATTACAAAAATACTACTGTTTTGCTGGACGAAAAGGGAGAAGTGCTAAAAAGGGCAAAAGTTTTGGGATATCCTTCAAACATTATATTGGATGGGAACTTGAATATTGTTAAAACTTTGCCGGGACATCTGACTACTGCACAAATCAAAGGAGCTGTTAAATAAGTGTATAGTATTTTAATAATTGATGATGAACCGATTATAAGAAGAGGTATTAAAACCTTTATTGATTTTGAAAAATATAAGATAAGTGATGTTTATGAGGCAGAAGACGGTAA
It encodes:
- a CDS encoding cytochrome c biogenesis protein CcdA, giving the protein MFNQPLLVGSVFLGGVASFLSPCILPIVPVYLGILSKGKKTVLNTFLFILGLSLTFVSIGFSFSFLTGIFFNDTIKVLAGILVIILGLHQTGILKFNFLEKNKSVNLDLIEKNSSLQAFLLGLTFSLGWTPCVGPILASVLTLAGEKGSAVYGGLMMFIYVLGLATPFVLFSFFSQELLKKVRALNQYTNYFKIFGGFLIIFMGILLIMNKF
- a CDS encoding redoxin family protein, which gives rise to MKKLIVTIVTLLSFGSISFGNTLQGVQLKDINNKPVSLNKYKGKKIYIKMWASWCPICLSGLSEINSLSADKSKNFTVITIASPGQKGEKPTAKFIQWYKGLNYKNTTVLLDEKGEVLKRAKVLGYPSNIILDGNLNIVKTLPGHLTTAQIKGAVK